The Fusobacterium necrophorum subsp. necrophorum genome includes the window TCTTTCGGCTGCATCAAAAATTTGTAATCCTGGAAAAACTTCTACGAGTTTTACAACTACAAAATTATCTTCTTTTATTGCAGTAACGTTTTTCAATGCAGAATCATTCTTTAATCTATTAATTTTTTCTTCTACTGTTCCAGAGGTTTCTCCTTGATCATAACTATGAATTAAGATAATATCAGGATTCCTTTTTGCAACTTCTTCCCAACTTACTTCTTCAAAAGCATTATTTAAATCAGAAAAAATATTATTTCCACCAGCTAAACTTATAATTTCGTTTTCTATTCCCTGACCAGCAGTCGTAGCTGTTTTTTCTCCGCCATCATATGCCATCACTTTCAGTAATATAGGATTCGTTTTATTTTTTAATAATTTTTCTCGTTCTTTCAAAGAATCTATAAGTTTTCTAGCCTCACTTTCTTTTCTAAATATTTTACCTAAATCTTCTATATCTTTATAGATGTCGTTTATAGACGGCTTTTCTGAAAAAGTCCCGTTAATGCAATAAAAATTAATGTGTTCTCTCTGAAAATCTTCAATAGGAGCAACTCCGCGTTTCCCAAAAGTATACACCGTTGCATAAACAAAATCAGGATTTTTTGATAATAATGTTTCAAAATTAGGTGTTCCCTCTACAATAATATCTAATTTTGAAAGTTTATCTTGGTACTCAGGAAGACAATCTTTGTAACTTCCTTCCGCTGTAGCAACCCCAACAATCTTATCTTCAAGACCCAACGCT containing:
- a CDS encoding ABC transporter substrate-binding protein — its product is MIKKIFLFIILTVFSVSLIGCSEKNSKMENRETNENQVVIENFGVTTTYDKAPEKLLPLSYDAAQTLVALGLEDKIVGVATAEGSYKDCLPEYQDKLSKLDIIVEGTPNFETLLSKNPDFVYATVYTFGKRGVAPIEDFQREHINFYCINGTFSEKPSINDIYKDIEDLGKIFRKESEARKLIDSLKEREKLLKNKTNPILLKVMAYDGGEKTATTAGQGIENEIISLAGGNNIFSDLNNAFEEVSWEEVAKRNPDIILIHSYDQGETSGTVEEKINRLKNDSALKNVTAIKEDNFVVVKLVEVFPGLQIFDAAERLNEKIVELTK